TTATTTCTTTGCCAACGCGGGCACGGACTTCGCGCCTATCGTGGAGGCCATGGCCAAGGCCCAGTCGCTGGAGACGCGTATCCCGGAACCGGTCACCTGCCCGCACGAGAACACGGCGTTGCACATGGCCATCGGTTACTACCTGGTGACCGGGAAGCCGCAGGCGGTGATGGTGCACGTCAACGTGGGCACCGCCAACGGCATGAACGGGCTCCTGAACGCCGCCCGCGGCAACATCCCCGTCCTGTTCACCGCGGGCCGGACGCCCACCAACGAGGAGGGGCTCGACGGGCACCGGAGCCTGGACATCCACTGGACCCAGGAGATGTTCGACCAGGCATCCATGGTGCGGGAGGCGGCCAAGTGGGATTACGAGCTGAGGAACGGCAAGCAGACCGAGACCATCGTCGACCGCGCCCTGGCGGTGGCGAAGAGTGAGCCCACGGGTCCGGTGTACCTGAGCCTGCCGCGGGAGGTGCTGGCGGAACAACTGGGCGAGTTCACCTACGAGTCGCCCGGACGCCAGCACGCGGCGGCGCCGCCCTATCCCAACGCGGCGGCCACGGACGAGGCGGCGGCGCTGTTGGCGGACGCCGAGAACCCGCTGATCATCACCAACTGGGCCGGCCGCAATCCCAAGGTGTGGGAGCCCCTGGGCGCCCTGGCCGAACGCTATGCCATCCCGGTGGTGCAGTACCGCAACCGCTACATGTCGCTGCCCACCGACCACCCCATGAACCTGGGCTACGACCTGAACCCGCTGCTGGGCCAGGCGGACGTGATCCTGGTGGTGGACGTGGCGGTGCCGTGGCTCCCGGCCACGGACAAGGTGCGCGACGACGCCAAGGTGATCCACATGGGCGCGGACCCGCTGCACAGCTACGTGCCGCTGCGCGGCCACCCCTGCGACATCGCCCTGGCGTGCGCCACGGACGCCGGTCTGGCCGTGCTGAACGAGGCCATGTCCGCGCACGAGGGCCGGGTCAAGGCCCG
This window of the Deltaproteobacteria bacterium genome carries:
- a CDS encoding thiamine pyrophosphate-requiring protein, yielding MAKTTLLNVTVADAYLALLADRGVDYFFANAGTDFAPIVEAMAKAQSLETRIPEPVTCPHENTALHMAIGYYLVTGKPQAVMVHVNVGTANGMNGLLNAARGNIPVLFTAGRTPTNEEGLDGHRSLDIHWTQEMFDQASMVREAAKWDYELRNGKQTETIVDRALAVAKSEPTGPVYLSLPREVLAEQLGEFTYESPGRQHAAAPPYPNAAATDEAAALLADAENPLIITNWAGRNPKVWEPLGALAERYAIPVVQYRNRYMSLPTDHPMNLGYDLNPLLGQADVILVVDVAVPWLPATDKVRDDAKVIHMGADPLHSYVPLRGHPCDIALACATDAGLAVLNEAMSAHEGRVKARIDKRRSALAEMWQQQRDGWAKRLDQVKDNKPIHPIWITDCINRIKGDDTIVVKESALASTHIDISQPGTLLNAGAASGLGHGLGVALGAKLAAPDRLVIGTHGDGSYMFGNPIASHYVAAEQKLPHLTVIFNNQRWQAVRRATVGLNPEGYAAQSDHQPITMLNAVDKYEKAVEVADGYGERVEDAVDLMPALERGLKAVEVEKRQAVINVICSA